Proteins encoded together in one Persephonella sp. window:
- a CDS encoding ATP-binding protein — MEHKERNPFYFGGTVSNEDFCNREKELSELKRDVFSGINILLYSPRRFGKSSLLLRLKEELEREKVKVIFLDLFPVIDEKDFINRYFDEIVKTLISKKEKVIQSLKELANLNFSINSTLKPDGSITFSISFSPKEKKTVLKEILEIPFLYATKNNTNVAVIFDEFQEIENLGLEKEIRTVIQNHGRNVSYLFSGSKKSILTQIFSDKSRPFYKSVKKFPLKEIPLEEWIPFIQNKFEKTGKKIDEEIIKEVFSISRGFPYYIQHICYVLWEVSKEKVKKEDLDYAVNLVLEREEDTFWEEWTDLPPTQKKALKIITYTNGKNIYSKDVLFEFEITASQLKRAVEQLLKKDIITKDKDVYQIIDPIMELWIKRNF, encoded by the coding sequence ATGGAGCATAAAGAAAGAAATCCTTTTTATTTTGGTGGAACTGTCAGCAACGAAGATTTTTGTAATAGGGAAAAAGAACTATCAGAACTAAAAAGAGATGTTTTCTCCGGTATTAACATACTTCTCTATTCGCCACGGAGATTTGGAAAATCATCTCTTTTGTTAAGATTGAAAGAAGAACTGGAAAGGGAAAAAGTTAAAGTTATTTTCCTTGATTTGTTTCCTGTTATAGATGAGAAAGATTTTATAAACAGATACTTTGATGAAATTGTAAAAACATTAATATCCAAAAAAGAAAAAGTTATCCAATCTTTGAAAGAACTTGCAAATCTAAACTTTAGTATTAACTCTACTCTTAAACCTGACGGCAGTATAACATTTTCCATTTCTTTTTCTCCAAAAGAGAAAAAAACAGTCTTAAAAGAGATACTGGAAATTCCTTTTTTATACGCTACCAAAAACAATACAAATGTTGCAGTTATATTTGATGAATTTCAGGAAATTGAGAATTTAGGTTTAGAAAAAGAAATCAGAACAGTTATCCAAAACCATGGTAGAAATGTTTCTTATCTGTTTTCAGGAAGTAAGAAAAGTATCCTTACACAGATTTTTTCTGATAAAAGCAGACCTTTTTATAAATCCGTTAAAAAGTTTCCTTTAAAGGAAATTCCACTTGAAGAATGGATACCTTTTATACAGAATAAATTTGAAAAAACAGGAAAAAAAATAGATGAAGAAATTATAAAAGAGGTTTTCTCAATCTCCAGAGGTTTCCCTTACTACATTCAACATATATGCTATGTCCTTTGGGAAGTTTCCAAAGAGAAAGTAAAAAAAGAAGATTTAGATTATGCAGTAAATCTTGTTTTAGAAAGGGAAGAAGATACTTTTTGGGAAGAATGGACTGATTTACCTCCAACCCAAAAAAAGGCTTTAAAGATTATAACCTACACAAATGGTAAAAATATTTACTCAAAAGATGTTCTATTTGAGTTCGAAATTACAGCCTCACAACTGAAAAGAGCTGTAGAACAGCTTCTAAAAAAAGATATAATAACGAAAGATAAGGATGTTTATCAGATTATAGACCCTATTATGGAATTGTGGATTAAGAGAAATTTTTAA
- a CDS encoding type II toxin-antitoxin system VapC family toxin, with product MIILDTNIIIELFKGNTETKELLENINEENFAISIITSMELYYGAINKRELNKIKRFLKSFNLLVINEEISKIALELIEKYSKSHGLEIPDALIAATSIYYDAPLLTYNKKDFKYIEGLQLF from the coding sequence ATGATAATTTTGGATACAAATATAATTATTGAGTTATTTAAAGGAAATACGGAAACCAAAGAGCTTCTTGAAAATATTAATGAAGAAAACTTTGCAATTAGTATTATAACCAGTATGGAACTATACTATGGAGCTATAAATAAAAGAGAACTTAATAAAATAAAGAGATTCTTAAAAAGTTTTAATTTACTGGTAATAAATGAAGAAATTTCAAAAATTGCTTTAGAATTAATAGAAAAATACTCAAAAAGCCATGGATTAGAAATTCCTGATGCTTTAATAGCGGCAACATCTATATATTATGACGCTCCTCTATTAACTTATAACAAAAAAGATTTCAAATATATTGAAGGTTTACAGCTTTTTTAA
- the ppa gene encoding inorganic diphosphatase, translated as MDLSKIPAGKNPPEDIYVVVEIPQGSSIKYEVDKESGAVFVDRFLYTAMYYPFNYGFVPNTLAEDGDPTDVLVISSQPVAPGSVIRSRPIGMLEMEDEEGIDTKIIAVPVSKLDQTFDNIKEVTDLPEATLNKIKHFFEHYKELEPGKWVKVRSFKDSKTAMEDIQRSIERLQKP; from the coding sequence ATGGATTTATCAAAGATACCTGCAGGAAAAAATCCACCTGAAGATATTTATGTTGTTGTGGAGATACCTCAGGGAAGTAGTATAAAATACGAGGTTGATAAGGAAAGCGGGGCTGTTTTTGTTGACAGATTTTTATACACGGCGATGTATTATCCATTTAACTATGGTTTTGTTCCAAATACACTCGCAGAAGACGGAGACCCTACAGATGTTCTGGTAATATCTTCTCAGCCTGTTGCTCCTGGAAGCGTTATTAGAAGCAGACCTATAGGAATGCTTGAGATGGAAGATGAAGAGGGAATAGACACAAAAATAATAGCTGTTCCTGTTTCAAAACTTGATCAAACATTTGACAACATAAAAGAAGTAACAGATCTTCCTGAAGCAACCTTGAACAAAATCAAGCATTTTTTTGAACACTACAAAGAACTTGAACCGGGAAAATGGGTAAAGGTTAGATCATTTAAAGATTCAAAAACTGCTATGGAAGATATACAAAGGTCTATAGAAAGACTTCAAAAACCTTGA
- a CDS encoding SagB/ThcOx family dehydrogenase yields the protein MEVIVLPEPVFDSDFSVEKALLKRRSIREYSDKSLTVNEISQLLWATQGITHFEGFRTAPSAGALYPLEVYIAVGNVKNLKPGIYKYNPFKHELLKVKSGDFRKDLSLAALGQEWVENGSVCFVITGVYDRTTRKYGSRGIRYVDMEAGHAAQNLLLQATALYIGCVTVGAFYDNHVRRILGISAEEFPLYLIPAGRKG from the coding sequence ATGGAGGTTATTGTTCTTCCGGAGCCTGTTTTTGACAGCGATTTTTCAGTAGAAAAGGCTTTGTTAAAAAGAAGATCAATAAGGGAATATTCAGATAAATCTCTTACAGTAAATGAGATCTCACAGCTTTTGTGGGCTACACAGGGAATAACACATTTTGAAGGATTTAGAACAGCTCCTTCTGCCGGTGCTCTTTATCCCCTTGAGGTTTATATAGCTGTTGGAAATGTAAAAAACCTTAAACCAGGAATATACAAATATAATCCCTTTAAACATGAGCTTTTAAAAGTAAAGTCTGGGGACTTTAGAAAAGATCTATCCCTTGCGGCACTTGGTCAGGAATGGGTGGAAAATGGTTCTGTATGTTTTGTGATAACTGGCGTATATGACAGAACAACAAGAAAATATGGAAGCAGAGGAATAAGGTATGTTGATATGGAAGCCGGGCATGCTGCCCAGAATTTACTGCTGCAGGCAACAGCGCTATATATAGGATGTGTTACTGTCGGAGCTTTTTATGACAATCATGTAAGGAGGATCCTCGGGATCAGTGCCGAGGAGTTCCCCCTTTATCTTATACCTGCAGGAAGAAAAGGATAG
- the katG gene encoding catalase/peroxidase HPI, producing MNKKRWITDWFPERLNLKPLRQNCPTSNPYGEDFNYVKEFQKVDYFQLKKDIEKLMTTSQEWWPADFGHYGPLFIRLAWHSAGSYRIFDGRGGARSGEIRFPLRIDWPDNINLDKALRLLWPVKKKYGRKISWADLIILAGNVALESMGVKTVGFAGGREDIWEPDESADWGPEHEMLSGKERFKEGKLEKPYAATEMGLIYVNPEGPEGKPDPIASAKQIREAFGRMGMNDEETVALIAGGHAFGKCHGAGPEKYLGPPPDSAPVEQQGLGWKYNYKTGKGADTFTSGFELVWSLTPTRFGIYFLKFLFEYEWELTKSPAGKYQWVAKDAPEMLPDAHDPYKKHKPMMLTSDLALRFDPEFEKISRRFLENPEEFEKAFALAWYKLTHRDLGPKSCYFGPEVPKETYIWQDPLPEKDYDLIDEEDIKALKEKILSSGLNIQELVYTAWASASTYRDSDRRGGANGGRIRLSPFKDWEVNHPENLKKIISVYEKIKNEFDTDKKKVSIADLIVLGGCAAIEKAAEEAGFKISVPFVPGRVDARQEDIEERFYEATEPFADGFRNYIKDPSEAKAEEVLIDKANLLTLTVPEMVVLIGGLRSLGAVYRFDGTGVLTDKAGTLTNDFFVNLLDMDTEWKPVDQDHYLFEGYDRKSGKQKWKATRVDLIIGHHNELRAVAEVYASEDGKEKFISDFVKAWDKVMNLDRFDLKFMN from the coding sequence ATGAATAAGAAAAGATGGATCACAGACTGGTTCCCAGAAAGGTTAAATCTTAAACCTCTTAGACAAAACTGTCCTACATCTAATCCATATGGAGAGGATTTCAATTATGTAAAAGAGTTCCAAAAAGTTGATTACTTCCAGCTAAAAAAGGATATTGAAAAGCTGATGACAACTTCACAGGAATGGTGGCCTGCAGATTTTGGACATTACGGTCCTCTTTTTATAAGACTTGCATGGCACAGTGCAGGAAGCTACAGGATTTTTGACGGTAGAGGTGGAGCAAGATCCGGTGAGATAAGATTTCCTTTGAGAATAGACTGGCCTGATAACATAAATCTTGATAAAGCATTGAGGTTGCTTTGGCCTGTAAAGAAAAAGTACGGCAGGAAGATATCATGGGCTGATCTTATCATACTTGCAGGAAATGTTGCACTTGAGTCAATGGGGGTTAAAACTGTTGGTTTTGCAGGTGGAAGAGAAGACATCTGGGAACCGGATGAGTCTGCAGACTGGGGTCCAGAACATGAGATGCTTTCAGGAAAAGAGAGATTTAAAGAGGGAAAACTTGAAAAGCCCTATGCAGCAACAGAAATGGGTCTTATTTATGTAAATCCTGAAGGTCCGGAAGGAAAACCTGATCCTATTGCTTCGGCAAAACAGATAAGGGAAGCCTTTGGAAGGATGGGAATGAATGATGAAGAAACAGTGGCTCTAATCGCTGGTGGACATGCATTTGGAAAATGCCATGGAGCAGGTCCTGAAAAATACCTTGGTCCACCCCCTGATTCAGCTCCTGTTGAACAGCAGGGATTAGGCTGGAAATATAACTATAAAACAGGTAAAGGAGCTGATACATTCACCTCTGGATTTGAGCTTGTCTGGTCTCTAACACCAACAAGGTTTGGTATATACTTCTTGAAATTTCTATTTGAGTATGAGTGGGAGCTTACAAAAAGTCCTGCAGGGAAATACCAGTGGGTTGCAAAAGATGCACCAGAAATGTTGCCAGATGCCCACGATCCATATAAAAAGCACAAACCTATGATGCTGACCTCTGATCTTGCCCTTAGATTTGATCCAGAATTTGAAAAGATATCAAGAAGATTTCTTGAAAATCCGGAAGAGTTTGAAAAAGCTTTTGCCCTTGCATGGTACAAGCTGACACACAGGGATTTAGGTCCAAAAAGCTGTTATTTCGGTCCAGAAGTTCCAAAAGAGACATATATATGGCAGGATCCATTGCCAGAAAAGGATTATGATCTGATAGATGAAGAAGATATAAAAGCTTTAAAAGAAAAAATCCTGTCATCAGGTCTGAATATTCAAGAGCTTGTTTATACAGCGTGGGCTTCAGCTTCTACCTATAGAGATTCTGATAGAAGAGGAGGGGCAAACGGTGGAAGAATTCGCTTATCTCCCTTCAAGGACTGGGAGGTTAACCATCCAGAAAACCTGAAAAAAATAATCTCTGTTTATGAAAAGATAAAAAATGAGTTTGATACAGACAAAAAGAAAGTATCTATAGCTGATCTTATAGTTCTTGGGGGTTGTGCTGCAATAGAAAAAGCTGCTGAAGAGGCTGGATTTAAAATATCCGTTCCTTTTGTTCCGGGAAGGGTTGATGCAAGACAGGAAGATATAGAAGAAAGATTTTATGAAGCAACCGAGCCTTTTGCTGACGGCTTCAGAAATTACATAAAAGACCCTTCAGAAGCAAAGGCTGAAGAAGTTCTGATTGATAAGGCAAATCTGCTTACCTTAACTGTTCCAGAAATGGTTGTTTTAATAGGAGGTTTGAGATCCTTAGGAGCTGTTTACAGATTTGATGGAACAGGTGTATTAACAGATAAAGCCGGCACTTTAACAAATGATTTTTTTGTTAACCTCCTTGATATGGATACAGAATGGAAACCAGTAGATCAAGATCATTACCTTTTTGAAGGTTATGACAGAAAGTCAGGAAAGCAAAAATGGAAAGCAACAAGGGTTGATCTTATAATAGGTCATCATAATGAGCTTCGTGCTGTAGCTGAGGTTTATGCTTCCGAAGATGGAAAGGAGAAGTTCATATCAGATTTTGTAAAGGCATGGGACAAAGTTATGAATCTTGACAGATTTGATCTAAAGTTTATGAACTGA